The window ATTAGCAGCTGTAACCTCGAAAGGTGCATCAGGCGCAGTGTATATATCCATGTCAGTAACCGCCTGATTAACTGCTGCTTTACCGTTACTGACAGATTGAAAAAGCTTTCTAGGTGAAGTCTCAACCCATGCACCCCAAACACCGTCTTGTTTCTTGCGTTCATACTCTAAGTCACCAACTACACAAACTACTTTCTGAACAATAAATAAATCATTATGAACAATATTGAAACCCATATACCAGTGATTCATATCAGGAGAGTTATGTGCGCCATGTGCCATATACATACCATTTGCCGGAAGGTTGTTCCAGTCTGTCATATTCATACAAACACCTTGAAATCTTGTATAAGCGTCATACCCTGCATCCCATTTCCCTCTATCTGTTACGGTAGGAACACGATAGTTTAAGTCATGCTGTAAAGTAGTTGGTGCAGTAATACCACTAGAATATACTACACCCGCGGTAAAGCTTTTTAATAAGTCGAAAGAAGTTTGGAAGTTAGCGGCTCTTGTAAATTTAGCAGTTACAGTTACAGGGTCATTGTACTTCCTTTTATAAACTTTAATAAGGAGGTATCTTGCATCTCCTCTATGCTCAACTTGTATATAAAAGTTTTCTGTAAACCCCTTACTTGCTGATATTACTTTCATAACATTAAGACCCTCAATAGATGGTTGTCCTGCTGTATTAGGTACGTTTATTCCTAACTCAACAACAATCTTTGCACCACCTGCCGAAGCTGAGAAACTAGCTATATCTAACTCTAATGTTCCCCAAAATGACTCAGTTAAAGTTGTAACACATTCCCACAACTCAATAGTGCTTTCCGTACTTTTCCAATCTATTTGCCTAAAGGTTCTAGTAGCAACATGTTTGCTTAAGTTAGTAATATTAGCATCGTTGTAAACACCTTTTTGCCACGAGTTATCAACTTTAGGTTTAATTTCAGCCAAATGTTCATTACTTGCTGCTCCAACGTCACTAGCTGTTAAAATAACTTCTCCTCCACCATCTGGTTCCTTGCCATTTACCTTAGATACAGCACCATCGCCACTTGCACCTTTAGCGGCTGTCATTTGCCAATAGACGTTAGATAATGTCGGATATTTAGGCGGTGGATTACCAGCACTTGACGTCTCGTTCGTGTAAATATAAGAACTACCTTCATGGAATACCATGTTATTTATTGAGTATTCTATTTCGTTATTATATGTCCCTTTGTTACGAAAACCATTTATAATATTTTGCATATCATTAATTGCATTTAAAGCTGATTGTGTTGCATCATTGGCATTATCTGTAGCATTTTGAGCATTTGTTATGATTTCTGCTACATTATTCAAAGCCGATTCTAATTCACCTAAAATAATAGTTCCGTCACTTAATAACCTATTTAATTCGTCGATAAGTTCTTGTACGTTTACATCACCTGTAAGGAGATTAATTTGCCCCTGTAAACCAGATAAATATCTTTCGATAATATCCCAATTTCCATTAAGTCGTTCTCGTTCTTGGCGTGACCAATTCGATGCTATTCGATTTAAAATTGTCATTACATCACCTCTATTTGTATAAATATCTGAAATCAAAAACGACACTATTTACAGTGCCGCCTTCCACAGTTATTGAATTATCTCCTGGTGCCAAAGTTATTAATTTGTGATTAGTATGTTTGAATGCACTTAGGCTATTTTTTAAAGTCCTTATTCCTGATAGCTTCAATGTATCTGTGGAGGACAAAGCATTGTTGAATCTATATACATCACCAGTTGTATTATTTTTGATTTGTACAAAGCTGCCGAAATTGCCCTTTAAGGTAATCTCTAATGTCGATTGTCGTGGGTCAATCTTATGATTACCGATGTTTTTAATAACAAAACTGTTTGTATTAAACGTGTAATTGTATGGCGTATCATAATCAATACCTGAACCGAATCCCCATATGTCTGCATCCCATTCACCGTGGTTTTGTAAATCTAGAGAGGTTCCGAACGATTCGGCAAATAAATCATCCATTCGGAATTCCACATCAAAACTTTCCATACGGCGATTAGGATTTATGGATAGTTGTTTGGCTAAACGGACTTTATACCGTTTCCAATGCTCGCGTTTGAATATGATATAAAATGTCTCATCCCTTGCAAACAGCCCATTTAATTCATCCCTTAAAAGGTCATAATCGCAAATGTCTCGGACAATATACAAAAACGTTACTGTTATAACTCTTTGTTGGTATTGGGTGCCTACTACTAAATTCCCTCTGCCCTCCACACTTTCAGTCATGTGGTTAAGTTCTAGTGATGGTATGCGGTGAAATAATCGCTTAAGGTTATAATCCTGAATTTCCTTTGTGGTGCCATCTAAAAATTGAATAATCATGACAACACCTCTTTTTTAAGGACCTTAATTTTACGTAAATCACTAGCCATTCTTTGACGTTGGTGAAGATCATTCTTTTTATTTGTTTCTGTAATAACCATTGATTTTAGACATCTTTCTTTCTTGCGTTCAGTGTCTATTAATTGCTTGGTTTTTAAATCTTCAACATGAAAGGTTTCGATACTGCCATCTTTATTTTTGCGAAGCATTTTGTACAATATCCTCTACCTCGCTTTCGTGTGATAATTCTAAGCGAACATCTTCATAGCCATTACGTTTTGCCTTGATTTCGTAAGCAAATGGGATGTCATCACCCTTAATAATGAAATAACCTGGTGTCATTTCATCCACGTAAATTAAGCCTTTCCCATACGGTGTGAGAAAGACTTCGTAATCAATATCTGTATTAACTGTTTCTTTAAACAGCGATTCTATGTCGATAATACATTGCCCCTCCACAACTTTGCTACGACCAATATCGCCGAAATAGTACTCTGCCGTTTCATAGGCGCTGACATTTACATCACCGATACTTGTATGCACTTTGGCATTTTTACTTCCACTTACAGAAAAATCACCATTAATATTAACACCGCCATTAAGTGCCCATATTTCTAGTGGAGCACCATTACTAGATAGCATTGTACGGTCATTGTATGCTTGGAGCCGCATATCTACTGAGTCAGACTTTACAGTTAAACCCGCGTATCCATCCCAATCCATAGTGTCAATAACAATCGTTGAATCACCATTGGTTGCTTCAAACTTTGACCCACCCATATAAATTCTAGGCAAATAAGGATTATCGTTTGTTTGAATAATAAAACCTGTTAATATACCAGCGATAAGTTTTTGTACATCAATACTATTTGTTGTGATACGGCCACCATCAATTGTAGTCATCCCTTCATCATTGATACCTCTAATAAGTCCTGTTACATCAATGTTATTAGCTTTTAATTGACCAATAGCACCAGCCGATAATACAAATCCATCTGCTGTTATGGCTTCTTTAAATGTAGCACCACCGTTGTCACTAATACCGATACCTTTTGAATTAATTAATACTAACCTATTTGGATTAGATGGATCTCGAGCAATAATGCCGTTGTCAAATATTAATTCGGTCATTGCAGATGTTAAGGCTTCAGTTGCTCGTAAAACAGCATCGTCCAATACGTTATACGGCAATTTTTGATTACCATTTAAAATGGCATCCACATTGTCTTTTGTTTTTTGGAAGCCTGCCATTTCGCTAGTAAAGTTATTTTGGAAGTTTCCGAATGTATACTCAGCTGGTTTAGATGACTCTGGGTAATCCACAATTTCAAGTACACGTGCTATCAAATCAATTCCAAGTGGTTCGTAGATGACAAATACTCTATCACCTTCGTTCAGTTGTTCTGTTAATACGCCCATCTTTTTAAGCTCAAGTGCATCTACTTTAAAGCTAACTTGTGGCTCGTCTATTAATTCGGATTTTATACGTTCTAACAAAGATTCGTAATCAGTGTAACGTTCATCATATACAGGCTTTGCATCACGTATGCCATATATAGTGTGATTAGGCGATAAATACTCAGCCGTTACAACATAACTGTCATCCTCATTTTTCTTACCAAAACCACGAATACGAGTTGATAAATTATTAGTATTAACGTACTTTTCCAACGTTTTAACATTGTAACTGTAACGTATTTGCGTTTCTGTATCCGTACCAATTTGACGATAAAATTTTAAGTGTTTGTTGTTAATTTGAACCTCGGCGCCATATACGTTTAAAGCTTTTTGTACTAAGCTTAAAGCATTATCTTCACCAAACTTTTCAAAGATAGCACTAGAAAACGAATCGATCACTTCGAACGTGTAGCCAGTACCATCTAATGCAAATGTTAAGCATGACTGTAGGTGCTGTGTATTTTTCAGATAATCGTATTTATGAGTATCAATTAAATCAAAAAAGATGTGAGTGGCTTGTACTGTTTTAATAGGCGTAACACCTGCAAGTACTTCCTTCACATCTTTTATTCGATATTGCTGTCCTTCATATTTAACAATGCTTTCTTCTTCAACAAATGGGTATGCATGGGCATTTTTCTCAGTCCTTAAAATAAAGAATGATATCGAATAATCACCATTTACTTTGCGTACACGCTTAAGTCCACTATAGTCTGTTAATAATTCTGTTTCGCCTGCTAAATTTGTGACTATCACGTTTTCACCCCTTTGATCCTTGTAATCGTAAATTGTTATTGAATCTACTTCCTAGTTCCTTTTCTACAATATCAACAATGTTGAAAGCATCTCGTTCAGATCCAGTACCGTTATAATTTAATGTAATATTGATAGGGGTATTATTGGTATTGTTTGTAGTTACAGATGCAGCTCTGTTTAAACTGTTAGTATCTGCAGTAAATGACATACTGCCTTCCACAGATGCGGCTAACCTACCAGCAGCATTAGAAACATTATTAATCATGTCATCCATTCCGATTACTAAACCTTCACCAATGTTTGCGCCGAATCCCATCATTACTCTACTAGGTGATTTGATTTGTAGCGCTTTTGAAATAGTTTTGCTTACAGATTCAGCGATTTCTTGCGCCTTCTTCTGAATTGCATCAGTTGTGGAGGACAAGCCTTTTAACAAGCCATTCCCTGCATCTCTACCTATTTGCTCTAAGCTTGATAGTTCAGTAGATGTAGATTGAGTTACAGATTTAATCTTTGCATTCCACTCTTTTTCAAGTGTAGTTAATTGTTTATTGGCTACCTCTCGTAAAGACTTAATTTGTTTATCAGTATCATCTTTCATACCTTTTAATTCAGTTTCAGCTTGTGTTCTGGCTAACTTTGATTTCTCTTTATACAAATTACTGTATTGTTGCAATTGCGAATCTGTAAGCTGATTAAGAGCAACTAATTGTGGTAAAGCATTTGGACCCATCTGGCGCAATTCTTCTAGAAGCCCATCATCGATTGCCCTACCTGAGATTTTTTCAATTTCGCTTTGCCATAGCTTGAAACCATCTACTTGTGAAAATAGATTAGCTATTAATTGTTCCCCTGTTACATCAATCTCAACTTTAAATGCATCAAAAAGCCCCTTGAATGATACAAGAGACTTAGCACGTTTATCTACAGCATCTTCATATGCTTTTGTTAAAGCTTCTTCCTGCTTAATTAAGTCCTCGTTAATTTTGCTGATTTGATTAGAAAAGTCAATGTTAATTGCAGTAATTTCTTTATTAATTGCCTCAGTAGCTTTTTTATAATTCTTCTGAGCTTCTATACGCTCTTTGCTTCCTTCCTCGAATAATCCGATTGTTCTTTCCCAAATCTTTACTTCCTCAACAAGTGATAGTTCCTCTGAGGATTTTTTATCTGCTATATATTGCTTAATGTTTTCTAAATCAGCTTTATTGAGGTCCTCTACAGCTTTGTTGTAGGCTTTCTGTACCTCTACACGTTCCTTAGAGGATATATCAAAATGTTCTAAAGACTCTTTCCAAATTTTCGCTTCTTTTTCTAAGCTTAATTCTCCTAAAGATTTTTTGTCTTCGATAAATAATTTAATCTCTTTGAGCTTGTCTTGCTGATCTTTAGCGAGCAAATTCCAAGAATCTTTTTTAGCTTTCTTTTCAATATCAGCGATTTTCTTAGCAGCATCTTCTTGAATCCGTTGAATTTTAATATTTTCATCCTGTGTAGTTTTACGCTTTTTTGATGCAGCTGTACGATAGATTTTATCTACATCTTCCTTAGACCGTTTTTCAATCTTTGCGATCTCAACATTAGCTTTATCAGTGATTTTCTTTTCTTCAGATTTATAATGGTCAGTGATGTCAATCAAGTTATTTCCTAAATCTTTCATGACATTTGCTACTCGTTCATTTTTGTCCTCAATACCAATAGCTAGACCTTCGCCGACATCTTTACCAATTGCAATCATGACACGGGATGGTGATTTACGCTGTAAGACATTTGATACAGAAGTTATTACTTTATTTCCTAATTCAGCAGCTTTCTTACCAACAGCATCAATCATGTCCCCCATACCATTTATTAAACCTCGGACAATATCTTTACCAATCTCAACTAGATTAACATTTTTGAAAAATTTTTCGATATTACTCCATATTTTTTTTGCTGTTTCCTCTACCGTTTTCCAAGCACCTTCCCAGTCGCCTTGGATTAATTTCAAAACGGTTTGAATAATACCTAAAACTAAATCTAGTGCTGTACCTATTGTTAATTTGATAGATTCCCAAACATATTTAACAACTCCTGCAATAATCGGCCAAACAATTTCGAAGATCCCTTTGATAATACCCATGACCATTTCTATATTACCTTTAATATTATCAAAATGAAATTTCACTAAAGTAAAAATAGCTTCTCCGTTTTCGTCCCAAAATTCTTTTAGTTTATCAAGCTGTTCTTTTACAAAATCAACAACTCCGCTTAGTTTTTCGTCTACTGTTGTTTTTATAAAATCATAGGCAGTGGATGTAATTTCTTTTAAGGAATCAGTAACTTTTGTGTAATATTCTTCGATTTTATCGAATATTTCAGAGTGTTTATTTTTGAATACTTCCCACTTAGATAAAATTTCACCGGTTTCCCAATTCACTTTATCTACATGTTCATCAGCTTGCTTTTGCGCGGTTTCTATAATATTTTGATGCTGATCTTTTGCCCAGTAAATTGATTCGTCTCTTGCCTTTTTTGCTTCAGCAATCATCTTATCAGCTTGCTCAGTTGAAATATCTCCTGTTTCATCGCGCATTTGGATAATTTGAGCAATCCTTTTTTCATAAGTGTCATTTGCTTCTTTTAGTACTTCTTCTTTTTGTTTTACTGCATTTTTAACAACCTCTGCAGCTTGTTCAGCGGATATAATAGATGCATTTTCTTTCATACGTTCGAGTATTACTTTCTGCTCTAATTCACTTTCACTGAACACTCTAACCGCATTCTCTTTCATACTTTCGTTGTAATTATTGATAATTTCTTGCTCACGCGCTGTCAATTCTCGCTTCTCATCTAAAGCCTTTTGAGTAATTGCCTTTACCCGTTCATTCATAGTATTTTGTTCTTGGAGTTCTCTTTCATGACGTTTTTGAGTATTAACAATTATTTTCTCTTCTTCTTCAGATGATAAAGCTGACGAATTCATAAAGAACGCTTTTAAATCAGTCAATTGTTCAGTATTACGTTTCTTCATGCCTTCCACAATTTGAGTATTCATTTGGTCAAACTTTGAAGTAAGTTCTGCAGCCATCTCACTTGTTACTTTTGTGGAAGTCACGTACATATTTGCAACAGATTGTGATGCACTTTCACTTAAATCAAAGAATCCATTTAGAGCTTCTTTAGTAGCGTCAGAAACACCTTTTCCGAACCTCTCAACACTTGGCAATGCATCATTGCTCATGTGTTTTGCAAATGCGATAGTGCCAATTGTTAATCCGCCTATAGCTGCAACAGTCAATCCGATGGGTCCAGTCAATGCTGCAAAAGCAGAACCTAATACAGCAGATGCCCCTCCAGCTCCTGCAATAGCTGTGGACGCAGCTCCCAGAGCAGATATGATGGTACCGATTGAAGAAATAAACATACCAACAACTAAAATAACGGGACCAATAGCTGCCGCTAATCCTGCAATAACTAAAATAACTAATTTCATGGATGAATCCATTTCAGCAATTTTTGTGATTAATGGTGATAAGGTATCGACTATTTGAATTAAAAAAGGAAGCATGATATCCCCGAAAGAAATACCGACTTCCACAACTTTATTTTTTAATATAGCTAATTGGGATGCTGTAGTTTTGTACCTTTGTTCAGCTTCATTAGTTAATGCTGTGTTTTCTTCCCATGCACTTGTTGACGTTTCGACTGCTGATGATAATAAATCACTAGCTCCAACCATACGCATCATGACGTCTGATTCGTATATTCCTTTGATGCCCATATCTCTTAAAACTTCAGTTAGGTTTTCTCCACGTGAAGATATTGTCGCAAGTCCGTTTACAACTGCATCTAATCCATCGATAGCACTGTTATCATAGAGTTTCTTAAATTCACCACTAGACATTTGAGCCACCTCTGCCCACGTGCCTAAAGCTGCTCCACCATCCATGGCAGCTGATTGCATCTTTTTAAGAATTGTTGTCATGGCAGTACCGCCCATTTCAGCTTGTATACCTAAACTGGACATCGTACCTGCTAATGCCATAATTTGTGCTTCTGACATTCCTACTTGTGCGCCTTGTGCAGCAAGTCTCATACCCATGGACATAATTTCAGATTCAGTAGTCGCCATTGAGTTACCAAGGCCAACTATTGAAGATCCTAAACGGTCAAAATTATCCTGACTCATGCCAACGATATTAGCAAAACGAGCAAACTCTGTTGCTGCTTGTTCACGTGTCATATTGGTTGATTCACCTAAATCAATAATCGTTCGGGAAAAGGATAATATTTTATCTTCTGCAATTCCGAGTTGTCCGGCTGATTCAGCAACCGCTGCAATATCTGATGCGCTTGCTGGGAGTTCTTTTGCCATATCTCGAATACCTTTTTCTAACTTTTTGAAACCTTCCTCACTTGTATCAACAGTTTTTCGAACGCCTGCAAATGCCGATTCAAAGTCAATAGCCGCCTTTGCCGCACCAACGCCGAGTGCTGCAAGTGGCGCTGTAACTTTCATTGATAAATCTTTACCAATGTCTTTCATTTTGTCGCCGACTGCTTTTAGTTTTTCACCTGCAGCAGTAGCAGCTGCGCCAAATCTCCCCCATGCAGTTTGGGATTGTGCTAACTCACGTTCTTGACGTTCCAACTCTGCTGTCGTTTCATTCAACTCTCGCTGCGTACGGTCCATTTCTGCTGAAGCTCTGTTAAGCTGCACAGCCAATCGTTCAGCTTGTACCGAGTTTTCTCCATACTGTTGTTTAGCCTTTTCATATTCTTGGGCTAAACGCCGTACTTTTGTTTGTTGTCCTTCAAGTAAACGACTATATGCCTCTTGCTTTTGACGTAATCCATCAATAGATGAGCCCCATTCACGCCCTCGATTTTGTAAGCCTCGTATTTCTTGACCCATTGCTTGGAGTGTCCTGTTCATACTTGCGACAGAGCGCTCGAACTGTGCATTATCAAGCGATAATTTAACCCTTAAATTCCCTACATCACCTGTTGTCATTATTATTTCACCATCTTTCTACCACTGGACTTGGTCTGCATAAGCACGTGGTACTTGCTTTTCGTCCTTCTTCCAACCTTTGAAAATACAATGCCTATCCCATAGAGCTAGTAGCTTGCGAGGTGTTGCCCTCCACACTGTTGATTCAGTCATGTTCAAATGGACAGTTCCGATGTATATAAAAAAATCCGCTGGTAACTCACTGTCACCTTGTGGGCTGTTTACTTTCCCTCTTTTTCATCTGTGGAAGGCATCGCATTGCCGAAAGCTTCTGTTAGCGCATCTGTCACAATTGAAATATTTTTCATATTAATTAATGCGCCGACTTCTTTTTCAGTAATGTCCTCATTTGCACCATTCGCTAAGCCAATATGTAACAGCGAACGTATTTTTTTGAAGTCCCTTTTATCTAATCCATCAAATGCTTTTGTGAAATCACCAAATTTATCTTGTAGATTACATAAAGCGTTTAAGTCGAAACGAACTTCAAATTCTTCACTGCCTAACGTAATTTTTACGCCTTCATCTTTCATTACTTTTGCTTTACTAGTCATTAAAATCGCTCCCTTTAATTAAATTTGCATAATAAAAAGAGAGCGAGATTAATCGCCCTCTTAAAAATTTTTGTATTAAGGTGTAGGTGTTGTTGGTCCCGTGTAAACTTCTGTAAACCAATTTGCAATTACATCTGGTGTTACATTTTCGTCATCCTCATCTACAAACATACGTTTAATGCCTTCACCTTTAGAGTTTTTAACAAAATCAGAGTTAACAAATACACCTTTGACAGATGGTGTATTGTACTCAACACTTTCGCCTTTTGTTTTGTAGTTTTCCTCCGGTAATTGGAAGTTACCTTTGTAGTACCAGAAATAACGGTACTTACCGTTCGATTTTAAAGAACGGAATGCTAATGCAATATTAGGCGCTACATCACCAGATGCGTCAATTACAACACCATCTTCATTAATTTCTTTGCCTAAAATATCTGCATAGACCGCGTTAGTCAGTGCGTCAATTTTAAATTCCATTTCCGTTTCACCTTCTGCTGATGTTGACTCTGCTGCACCATCATCAGCGTATAAAACTGTGTTAGAAGTCTTTGGTGTAACTTTAGCCTCGATTGCTTTAGCGAGCTTTTGGATTGAATTAGCAAATGCTGTCGTAGCATCTTTAGCACCTGATGCAATTTTTGTGTAATGAATATCTGATAAACCGATTAATACTCCTGCCATAATTAAATAGCCTCCTTTTATTTGTCATAATAAAAACGATAGGCTTTGTGATATATTTTGGTATCCTTTTCGTAATCTTCGAAAAAGGAATTCCGCACAAATCCTATCGCTTGTAATTGGTCTTTTACGCTCTCTGTGAGCGATTCTATATCTTCCTTGCCCCAAATATCAACTTGAACCGAATAACGTGTCATTTGCTCTGTATCATCAGCCTGTAACGCTCCTCGTTCGTTATATTTAAAGAAGGTGATATAAGTTGTTTCGGTGCCTGTATATGTCATATACATAACTGGCACGCCTAATGGAAGCAAGGCATCTCGTATTATTTTATTAATACTCATAGCCTCATCCTCATACTTAATTCATTTTTCATAATTTCAATGATTCGATTCATTTCGCGTTCGAATGTAGGGCGGAACCATGGACGTGCTGGCATTTTTGATGTACCTATTTCATGAAAGTAGAGGTAGAAAGCATCATTGTTTTGATTACTTAAACCAACAGCAAGGGAATTGTCCACGATTTTACTGTCAATAACCATTGATTCTTTCGATTTCCCTGAACGCTTTTTAAATCCGAAATTATACACGTTTTCTTCTAACTTTTCTTTTAGATGTTCAGCCGCTTTATTTAAAGTAGGCTCTAGTATACTATCAGAATCTAACCTTCGTACTAATTCTCTTTGTAGTTCCTCTAAGCCTGTAAAATCAATCCTCATAACATCACCTCTAAGGCTTGCGTACAACTGCAATAATCGTTTGTGTATTTTGCAATTCGTCATCATTTAAAACAGCTTGTATATCATAAATACGATTTTTAAACACAATGCGTTGTTTGGCATTTAAACCTTCTGTATATCGCACAATAAAGCGATATGTTTCGGTATTTACTTCTGCTGCTGCTTTGATAACTTCTGAGCCTTTTACTGTTTTAATTTTTGCCCATAGATGGTGCTTCGTTTGCCAGTCCTCTACAGGATAGCCATTTTCATTGACCGTTTCGACAAACTCTTGTACTTCGATTCTATTTCGCATTTCTCCAGTGTTTAATTTCTTCTGCTCAACAATCGGCTTCGGGATATGCTTCATTCATCATTTTCCTCCATTGCTTTAGCTATAGATAAATTTACAATCTGCGTCAAAAAATTATCGGAGAAATACTCTAATACATCGTTATAAGCATAGCGTGAGCGCTCGAATACAAGCTCTTTGAAACGTTCGCTAGTGTTTATATCATAATCACCACAAATGGCTTGTAAGTCCTCTGTAGAGGCTTTTAGAATACGAAGTAAATTATCGTCCTCATCATCACCTAGCTTCATTCGCTCTTTAAATTCGACTAAAATTTCATTACTAATTTGTATCATCTTCATCACTCGTTTCAGCAATGAAAATTTGCTTGTATTTATTTTCTGTTGTAGATAACTCTGTGATACGGGCTTTAGTTGCACGTTTGCCCTCCACAGGATAGTAGTCACCCATTTCATAAATATGTCCATCGTGTTTCACTTCTTTAAAGCGCTGTACGACCTTATATTTCTTTGCCACGTTCTACTACCTCCTTTCGTTAAAAAACACCTAACACCCTAAATTAAGGTGTTGGTGTAGGCACAGGGAATTGTACATCTAAATCATAAACTAACGCTGCTTTATTATCTTTAGGGCGACCATTAGCAAAACGTTTGATTGTATAAAGAGTCGCATCTTCCATAGCTAATGTTTGGTCAAACTTTTTAAGTTTATAACCACCTGCAATAGCCGCGATGTATTCACCTTGTACAAGGAATAAAACCTTGCCAACAGGGATTTCTTCTGAATCGACAACCGTTAAGTTGTACGGTAAATTCATCACGAATACACCAGAATCGTTCTGAATCGTATGACGAGCCTGGACGGCTAATGCATCAATTGGATTTAATACCATAACAACTTTATTTAGGATTTTGCGGAATTTACCTTTTTCGTCAGTTGATAAATTTTTAAGCACGCCATATAACTCGCCTACGACAACCTCACCGCGTTCAGACGGGGCAAATGTTAATGTACCACTTGATGTTTTATCAGTCACAGCACCTGTTGTCGAATCGACATTTTTCATTAAACCAACTGGCTCATTTTGTACAGGACCACGACCATTTACCAAACCGTATTCTAAACCAGTTGCTAATGCTTCAATTAATAATGTCACCATGTAACGGTCTACCCACACAGGACCAAGTTCTAACATATCGTTTGGAATAGCTCCAAAGGCTGTTAATTTAAGTTGAGTGATTTTTTCATCACGGAATGCAGCATTTACTTGTCCGCTGATTTCCCCGAAAATCTCTTTCCATGCATAAGCAAGTGTTGGATCAGAATAAATAAACTTCGTCGCTGCACCTAAGTCCTGTAAGCCGATAGCAGCTAATAATGGGCGTTCCTTTGTTAAGCCTTCGAATACTCGCTCCTGTACAGATTCAGGGAAAATTGATTCATCATTGAAGCCGCCATCCGATACAACTTTGTTATAAAACGCCGTTTCTTCTGACGTTAAAATATGCTGGCCACGTGCTACTAAAATTTGAGTGTCGTTTGCTTCATTACGTGCCTCAGCTGTAATCTTTTCTGATAAATCATCTTGTAATGCTGTAAACATTTCATCTACGGCATTTTGTAGTTGCTCAGGTGTTGCATTTTCATTGTTTAATAAATCTGTATAAGCTTTCTTTTTTGC of the Lysinibacillus fusiformis genome contains:
- a CDS encoding phage major capsid protein, which codes for MVMKLKGQMDNFKAKKKAYTDLLNNENATPEQLQNAVDEMFTALQDDLSEKITAEARNEANDTQILVARGQHILTSEETAFYNKVVSDGGFNDESIFPESVQERVFEGLTKERPLLAAIGLQDLGAATKFIYSDPTLAYAWKEIFGEISGQVNAAFRDEKITQLKLTAFGAIPNDMLELGPVWVDRYMVTLLIEALATGLEYGLVNGRGPVQNEPVGLMKNVDSTTGAVTDKTSSGTLTFAPSERGEVVVGELYGVLKNLSTDEKGKFRKILNKVVMVLNPIDALAVQARHTIQNDSGVFVMNLPYNLTVVDSEEIPVGKVLFLVQGEYIAAIAGGYKLKKFDQTLAMEDATLYTIKRFANGRPKDNKAALVYDLDVQFPVPTPTP